Proteins encoded in a region of the Candidatus Cloacimonadota bacterium genome:
- a CDS encoding carboxypeptidase-like regulatory domain-containing protein, with protein sequence MSRRMTLLRLLFSLIIVFMLFVSACDKDNKKKPTIPSMDFGVVAGTVYSPGRAVLEGATVSVGDISDTTDSNGRFTLSGIDASDKVLVNFAMEGRASTQKVVDISEGRTSYVSATLFQVYEGTYSGTDEINIDATIALNIPAAAFMTTDGQAYTGTVRADVRYFDPTDPECLDTFPGNFSGIQTDGSTTMFESYGFVSASFRNASDPSQELQLAEGKEAELIAPIPYSLLENAPDTMPLWYYDEETGNWMEEGLASKVGSYYVGNVSHFSYWNFDHPVVVDDQATLTGKVTAADRDDPIAGAQVVATGVVYAGYTNTYTDENGDFSIVVKANSTVKLQAFSGTSASSMTGEIATPDGGQSAAVDDLVIQDRSFMIMGKMVDSEGEPVSGWGQVFQLNIPHGDMGFSAWLTIEEDGSFSVNASHYDNTTSFDIIFSLSMRGYLYSAAIPFVVPQPGNVWDFGEITMVPGGILTGRIQSDDGEYLGDKWVYFNTVDETGGEGGHFSAETDADGYFSIVGPPNTTLTRMKASIWENEANYVSDVLSLNFPASGGTSSIGIITVYYIGE encoded by the coding sequence CCGGTAGAGCTGTGCTGGAGGGTGCGACGGTTTCTGTGGGAGATATTTCCGACACTACCGATAGTAATGGTAGATTCACTCTCAGTGGTATCGATGCATCAGATAAGGTGTTGGTCAATTTCGCGATGGAGGGCAGAGCTTCCACTCAGAAAGTGGTGGACATAAGTGAAGGAAGGACCAGCTATGTGTCTGCCACACTGTTTCAGGTTTACGAAGGCACATATTCCGGTACCGATGAGATCAATATCGATGCTACAATTGCCCTAAACATCCCGGCAGCTGCATTTATGACAACAGATGGCCAGGCCTATACGGGAACAGTAAGGGCAGATGTCCGCTACTTTGATCCCACCGATCCAGAATGCTTGGACACGTTTCCGGGCAATTTTTCGGGGATTCAGACCGATGGTAGCACCACGATGTTCGAATCCTACGGCTTTGTCTCTGCGTCCTTCAGAAATGCCAGTGACCCTAGCCAGGAATTGCAATTGGCAGAAGGTAAAGAAGCAGAGTTGATCGCACCAATTCCATATTCTCTACTGGAAAATGCTCCTGACACAATGCCTCTTTGGTATTATGATGAAGAGACCGGGAACTGGATGGAAGAAGGTTTAGCCTCCAAAGTGGGTAGTTACTACGTGGGTAACGTGAGCCACTTCTCCTATTGGAATTTCGACCATCCCGTGGTTGTCGACGATCAAGCGACACTCACGGGTAAGGTAACTGCGGCAGACAGAGATGACCCTATAGCTGGAGCCCAGGTAGTTGCGACAGGTGTAGTTTATGCAGGATACACAAATACTTACACTGACGAAAACGGTGATTTCAGCATAGTAGTAAAGGCAAATTCCACTGTGAAGCTTCAAGCTTTTTCTGGAACATCTGCCAGCTCCATGACGGGAGAAATAGCAACTCCTGATGGAGGCCAAAGCGCTGCTGTGGATGACCTTGTGATTCAAGACCGCAGCTTTATGATAATGGGTAAAATGGTGGATTCCGAAGGCGAGCCTGTTTCTGGCTGGGGACAAGTATTTCAATTGAATATCCCCCATGGAGACATGGGATTCAGCGCTTGGCTGACTATTGAAGAAGATGGAAGTTTTAGTGTAAATGCTTCGCATTATGATAATACTACCAGCTTCGACATAATATTCAGTTTGAGTATGAGAGGATATTTGTATTCGGCAGCAATTCCCTTTGTAGTTCCCCAACCCGGTAATGTGTGGGATTTTGGTGAGATAACCATGGTTCCTGGAGGAATACTGACTGGACGGATACAGAGCGACGATGGCGAATATCTGGGGGATAAATGGGTGTATTTCAATACTGTAGATGAAACTGGAGGCGAAGGCGGACACTTCAGCGCAGAAACCGACGCCGATGGATACTTCAGCATTGTAGGCCCGCCAAACACGACCTTAACCCGGATGAAAGCAAGCATATGGGAAAATGAAGCTAATTATGTGTCGGATGTCCTATCCCTGAACTTCCCCGCTTCGGGTGGAACCAGCAGCATAGGTATCATCACA